In Candidatus Polarisedimenticolaceae bacterium, a single window of DNA contains:
- a CDS encoding response regulator transcription factor, translated as MKKIRVLLADDHTLVRAGIRSLLETMDEVEVVAESGDGHEALELIDRHRPDLALLDIGMPGLNGIEIARRVSRTASKTKVVILSMYDDKTHVQQAIRAGVAGYLLKGAAVAELPLAVAAVMAGQTYLTPKVQRYVVDGFLQEEPIGVDPLEGLTQRQREILQLVAEGRSTKEIAGILDVSIKTIETHRARLMERLDIHDVPGLVRFAIRSGLVSSEG; from the coding sequence ATGAAGAAGATCCGCGTGCTGTTGGCCGACGACCACACGCTGGTCCGCGCCGGAATCCGTTCGTTGCTCGAGACGATGGACGAGGTCGAGGTGGTCGCGGAGTCGGGGGACGGTCACGAGGCGCTCGAGCTGATCGACCGCCATCGCCCCGACCTCGCGCTCCTGGACATCGGCATGCCCGGTCTCAACGGGATCGAGATCGCGCGACGCGTCTCGCGGACCGCCTCGAAGACCAAGGTCGTGATCCTCTCGATGTACGACGACAAGACCCACGTGCAGCAGGCGATCCGCGCAGGCGTCGCGGGATACCTCCTCAAGGGGGCCGCCGTCGCCGAGCTCCCGCTCGCGGTCGCGGCCGTGATGGCGGGGCAGACCTATCTCACCCCCAAGGTCCAGCGTTACGTCGTGGACGGATTCCTCCAGGAGGAGCCGATCGGCGTCGATCCGCTCGAGGGCCTCACCCAGCGCCAGCGCGAGATCCTCCAGCTCGTCGCCGAGGGGCGCTCCACCAAGGAGATCGCGGGGATCCTCGACGTGAGCATCAAGACCATCGAGACCCACCGCGCGCGGCTCATGGAGCGCCTGGACATCCACGACGTTCCCGGCCTCGTGCGATTCGCGATCCGCTCCGGACTCGTGTCGTCGGAAGGGTGA
- a CDS encoding family 20 glycosylhydrolase, translating to MPLVLVPRPRRIDFREGRHVPSREPLEPILDPTLDVRAQGYTLAIEPGRVVAVARDGGGIRNARATWAQIAAQADSDGTVPCLSIADWPDFPRRGVMLDISRDKVPTNATLKGLIDLLAGWKVNELQLYMEHTFAYRGHREVWEHASPLDAEEIEELDAYCRERGIELVPNQNSFGHMERWLGHPRYADLAEVPYTPAQREQGEDPGYRSLCPVDPRSIELIASLYRELLPCFTSGELNVGCDETIDLGKGRSADAVARLGAGRVYLDFLRQIHAEVSRHRRTMLFWGDIILNHPDLIRELPSDAIALNWGYEADHPFDAEGSRFARAGIAYRVCPGTSSWLSLGGRTDNAIGNLRSAAENGLRHGAGGYLITDWGDFGHWQPLPVSFLGLAYGAAVSWCLEANRDLDLRAVVGETAYDLGNVYRETGVVLKNASVLAILLLFPDRSMTEGRLAELTIEGLERAAAAIPPTDDPELGLAASLMRHACRFGIARKRAPDHRVESILHGERLVLAYDLDRILAEYRRLWLTRNRPGGLDDSVARMERLLARYRA from the coding sequence ATGCCGCTGGTCCTCGTTCCCCGTCCCCGTCGCATCGACTTCCGGGAGGGGCGCCACGTACCGTCCCGCGAGCCGCTCGAGCCGATCCTCGACCCGACCCTCGACGTGAGGGCGCAGGGATACACGCTCGCGATCGAGCCGGGGCGTGTCGTCGCCGTGGCCAGGGACGGCGGCGGGATCCGCAACGCGCGCGCGACCTGGGCGCAGATCGCGGCGCAGGCGGACTCCGACGGGACGGTGCCGTGCCTTTCGATCGCCGACTGGCCCGACTTCCCGCGACGCGGGGTGATGCTCGACATCAGCCGCGACAAGGTCCCGACGAACGCGACGCTGAAGGGGCTGATCGATCTCCTCGCGGGATGGAAGGTCAACGAGCTGCAGCTCTACATGGAGCACACCTTCGCGTACCGCGGGCATCGCGAGGTGTGGGAGCACGCGTCGCCGCTCGACGCCGAGGAGATCGAGGAGCTCGACGCGTATTGCCGCGAGCGGGGGATCGAGCTCGTTCCCAACCAGAACTCGTTCGGCCACATGGAGCGGTGGCTCGGGCATCCGCGCTACGCCGACCTCGCGGAGGTCCCGTACACCCCGGCGCAGAGGGAGCAGGGGGAGGATCCCGGGTATCGCAGCCTGTGTCCGGTGGACCCGCGATCGATCGAGCTGATCGCATCGCTTTACCGCGAGCTGCTTCCCTGTTTCACGAGCGGGGAGCTCAACGTGGGGTGCGACGAGACGATCGACCTCGGCAAGGGCAGGAGCGCCGACGCGGTGGCGCGGCTGGGGGCGGGGAGGGTCTACCTCGACTTCCTTCGGCAGATCCACGCCGAGGTCTCGCGCCACCGCAGGACGATGCTCTTCTGGGGGGACATCATCCTGAATCACCCGGACCTGATCCGGGAGCTGCCCTCCGACGCGATCGCGCTGAACTGGGGGTACGAGGCCGACCATCCCTTCGACGCCGAGGGGAGCAGGTTCGCTCGGGCGGGGATCGCGTATCGCGTCTGCCCGGGGACGTCCTCGTGGCTGTCGCTGGGCGGGCGGACCGACAACGCGATCGGGAACCTGCGTTCCGCGGCGGAGAACGGGCTGCGCCACGGCGCGGGCGGGTACTTGATCACCGACTGGGGGGACTTCGGACACTGGCAGCCGCTGCCCGTCTCGTTCCTCGGTCTCGCGTACGGCGCCGCGGTGTCGTGGTGCCTCGAGGCGAACCGCGATCTGGACCTGCGCGCGGTCGTCGGCGAGACGGCGTACGACCTCGGCAACGTCTACCGGGAGACGGGGGTCGTCCTGAAGAACGCCTCCGTCCTCGCGATCCTGCTTCTCTTCCCCGATCGGTCGATGACGGAGGGGCGCCTGGCGGAGCTGACGATCGAGGGGCTCGAGCGGGCCGCCGCGGCGATCCCCCCGACCGACGACCCGGAGCTCGGGCTCGCGGCGAGCCTGATGCGCCACGCCTGCCGCTTCGGCATCGCGCGCAAGCGCGCGCCGGACCACCGGGTCGAGTCGATCCTCCACGGCGAGCGCCTCGTGCTCGCCTACGATCTCGACCGGATCCTCGCGGAATACCGCCGCCTCTGGCTCACGCGCAATCGCCCCGGCGGTCTCGACGACAGCGTCGCGCGGATGGAACGGCTGCTGGCGCGTTACCGCGCGTGA
- a CDS encoding NAD-dependent epimerase/dehydratase family protein — MKVFVTGATGYIGYNVARAFRRAGHEVVGLARSEGKARRLVENEIRPVIGTLQDASIWRPVAESASVLIHAAVDYQADTVALDRATVATLLDAAKHGPGPKTVVYTSGVWVSGDTGTDAVDETSVPHPPALVAHRPEVERSVLAATHAKGLVLRPGLVYGHQGGLTGLLFAGAVSGGLSVVGDGRNRWAMVHVDDLAEGYVRAVESGLGGELFHFTDRSRHTVNGMAGAAARAAGYTGPIEHLTISEAAKSYGPMAECLALDQHVDSRKAVRLLGWQPRHGGFVDEVATYLASWRAAQA; from the coding sequence ATGAAGGTCTTCGTCACCGGCGCCACCGGTTACATCGGCTACAACGTCGCGCGGGCCTTCCGGCGCGCCGGGCACGAGGTCGTCGGACTCGCCCGCAGCGAAGGGAAGGCGCGCCGGCTCGTCGAGAACGAGATCCGCCCCGTGATCGGAACCTTGCAGGACGCCTCCATCTGGCGCCCGGTAGCCGAATCGGCGTCGGTCCTGATCCACGCGGCCGTCGACTACCAGGCCGATACGGTCGCGCTCGACCGCGCGACCGTCGCGACGCTGCTCGACGCGGCGAAACACGGTCCCGGCCCCAAGACGGTCGTCTACACGAGCGGGGTCTGGGTCAGCGGCGACACGGGGACCGACGCCGTCGACGAGACGAGCGTCCCGCACCCTCCCGCCCTCGTCGCCCATCGTCCCGAGGTCGAGCGCAGCGTCCTCGCGGCGACGCACGCCAAGGGCCTCGTCCTGCGCCCGGGCCTCGTGTACGGTCACCAGGGCGGGCTCACCGGACTGCTCTTCGCCGGGGCCGTCTCCGGCGGGTTGTCGGTCGTGGGCGACGGTCGGAACCGCTGGGCGATGGTCCACGTCGACGACCTCGCGGAAGGGTACGTGCGCGCCGTCGAGAGCGGGCTCGGCGGCGAGTTGTTCCACTTCACGGACCGGTCCCGTCACACGGTGAACGGCATGGCCGGGGCGGCGGCGCGCGCGGCGGGGTACACGGGACCGATCGAGCACCTCACGATCTCCGAGGCGGCGAAGTCGTACGGCCCCATGGCCGAATGCCTCGCCCTCGATCAGCACGTCGACTCGCGCAAGGCGGTGAGGCTGCTCGGCTGGCAGCCCAGGCACGGCGGCTTCGTCGACGAGGTCGCCACGTACCTCGCGAGCTGGCGCGCGGCTCAGGCGTGA
- a CDS encoding S8 family serine peptidase — protein sequence MRSVILGLGSLAIAGALVSSVAGTVALRSGTVDASRTATAGASGRWIVRFQRAPGWLERGALETAGARVEAPLPGQAYLVTVPAGRSVNLASIAGVDWAVPYLPQDKIAPEIGAATGSEAIPVVVHLFPDADPHAVAAELRAAGLRVEGSSRGGRFGRLVILSGVDEARGIAATLAERGDVFWIGLRGRRTLQNDQAIWVGQSGLNAGQTTPVFNRGLYGEGQIAAVLDTGLDADMCYFRDGALGLPLTNTGSGTAVDPNHRKVLAVDFLWSADDPLDPADWDNQGHGSHVAGTLAGDNLANPIVHDTADGHAPAAKLVIQDAGYAADSCGDLPGIGCPVGDLIPVFQQAYTQGARVHSNSWNDNENGAVQNNYTDASVDVDEFMWSHPDFLIVFACGNNVLGGVGTMGSPSTAKNGMATGGTYNGTSASYLSDISAWGPTADGRIKPDVVFPGASIQSAQNDTNTGTNNCGTGGSTGTSMTAPAVSGLALLTREYFVKGWYPTGAPVPANAVAPSAALVKAMLVNSAVAISFDAEGRPITIPSNEQGWGRVLLDNVLHFAGDKRGLWVADDAGDFTSPTDAPVIYQLQVQTNGEPLKVTLAWTDYPSTPAAATNLVNDLDLRVDGPSGGFWGNHFFQGVSRVGGGPDRLNNLEQVLIANPAPGNYAIQISPHAIPSGPQSFSLVVTGGTFSVTSGPHPSHWSHVVDDTGPNGNGDGVLDPGESAKIQVTLRNAGDAPAQSVLGYLYSAYPNLLKVYDGVASYADMAVGAQAGSAAPHYDVTLEPSAACGQILGANMGITGSGFEVGSAFTLDIGTYAKSYPYPGASAAIPRNNTTGITQSLTVPVTFPLTEADVTVNIDHPNIAELDVLFYRPGTSNPPVYLHNNSRPGVSGIHTTYDELTQPDGPGSLDDFVGGEPQGTWRLKAVSSGNANGTLQNWTVHLKSNIPFNCTPRSCGQGVPTAVGNTLTVNKSGAADVQLGWVGVGASNYNVWRSADPQFGSATFRGATGGPTTWVDAGAGSLPGVHFYLVRSVNACRWESP from the coding sequence ATGAGGTCGGTGATCCTCGGTCTGGGAAGCCTCGCGATCGCGGGGGCGCTCGTCTCCTCCGTCGCCGGGACGGTTGCGCTCCGCTCCGGCACCGTCGACGCGAGCCGGACCGCGACCGCCGGAGCGTCCGGGCGCTGGATCGTGCGCTTCCAGCGGGCCCCCGGCTGGCTCGAGCGCGGCGCGCTCGAGACGGCGGGAGCGCGGGTCGAAGCGCCGCTTCCGGGACAGGCGTACCTCGTGACCGTGCCCGCCGGACGCTCGGTGAACCTCGCGTCGATCGCCGGGGTCGATTGGGCCGTGCCGTACCTGCCGCAGGACAAGATCGCGCCGGAGATCGGCGCCGCGACGGGGTCGGAGGCGATCCCCGTCGTCGTTCACCTCTTCCCCGACGCCGACCCGCACGCCGTCGCGGCCGAGCTGCGCGCCGCGGGGCTGCGCGTCGAGGGCTCGAGTCGCGGCGGACGCTTCGGACGGCTCGTGATCCTCTCGGGCGTGGACGAGGCGCGGGGAATCGCGGCGACGCTGGCGGAGCGCGGCGACGTCTTCTGGATCGGCCTGCGCGGCCGGCGCACCCTCCAGAACGATCAGGCGATCTGGGTGGGACAGTCCGGCCTCAACGCCGGCCAGACGACCCCGGTCTTCAACCGCGGCCTCTACGGCGAGGGGCAGATCGCCGCCGTCCTCGACACCGGGCTCGACGCGGACATGTGCTACTTCCGGGACGGCGCCCTCGGCCTGCCGCTGACCAACACCGGCTCCGGCACGGCGGTGGACCCGAACCACCGCAAGGTCCTGGCGGTCGATTTCCTCTGGAGCGCCGACGATCCTCTCGACCCCGCCGATTGGGACAACCAGGGGCACGGATCCCACGTGGCGGGGACGCTCGCGGGGGACAACCTCGCCAACCCGATCGTGCACGACACCGCGGATGGCCACGCCCCCGCGGCCAAGCTCGTGATCCAGGACGCCGGCTACGCCGCCGACAGCTGCGGCGACCTCCCCGGGATCGGCTGCCCCGTCGGCGACCTCATCCCGGTCTTCCAGCAGGCGTACACGCAGGGGGCGCGGGTCCACTCGAACTCGTGGAACGACAACGAGAACGGGGCGGTGCAGAACAACTACACCGACGCCTCGGTGGACGTCGACGAGTTCATGTGGAGCCACCCCGACTTCCTGATCGTCTTCGCCTGCGGCAACAACGTGCTCGGCGGGGTCGGGACGATGGGAAGTCCCTCGACCGCCAAGAACGGAATGGCCACCGGCGGAACGTACAACGGCACGAGCGCGAGTTATCTATCCGACATCTCGGCGTGGGGGCCGACGGCCGACGGGCGCATCAAGCCCGACGTCGTCTTCCCCGGCGCGAGCATCCAGTCCGCGCAGAACGACACGAACACAGGGACGAACAACTGCGGGACCGGCGGCTCGACCGGCACCTCGATGACCGCCCCCGCGGTCTCGGGGCTGGCCCTGCTGACCCGCGAGTACTTCGTGAAGGGCTGGTACCCGACCGGGGCGCCGGTCCCGGCGAACGCCGTCGCGCCCAGCGCGGCGCTGGTCAAGGCGATGCTCGTCAACTCGGCGGTTGCGATCTCGTTCGACGCGGAAGGGCGCCCGATCACGATCCCTTCGAACGAGCAGGGCTGGGGGCGCGTGCTGCTCGACAACGTCCTCCACTTCGCCGGCGACAAGCGCGGGTTGTGGGTCGCCGACGACGCGGGCGACTTCACGTCGCCCACCGACGCCCCGGTGATCTACCAGCTCCAGGTGCAGACGAACGGCGAGCCGCTGAAGGTGACCCTCGCCTGGACCGACTACCCCTCGACCCCGGCGGCCGCGACGAACCTCGTCAACGACCTCGACCTGCGCGTGGACGGCCCCAGCGGCGGCTTCTGGGGGAACCACTTCTTCCAGGGGGTGTCGCGAGTGGGGGGAGGCCCCGACCGGCTGAACAACCTCGAGCAGGTTCTGATCGCCAATCCGGCCCCGGGGAACTACGCGATCCAGATCTCGCCGCACGCGATCCCCTCCGGACCGCAGTCGTTCTCCCTCGTCGTCACCGGGGGGACGTTCTCGGTGACCTCCGGTCCGCACCCGTCCCACTGGTCGCACGTCGTGGACGACACCGGGCCGAACGGGAACGGGGACGGCGTGCTGGACCCCGGCGAGTCGGCGAAGATCCAGGTCACGCTGCGCAACGCCGGGGACGCCCCCGCGCAGTCGGTGCTCGGCTACCTCTACTCCGCCTATCCGAATCTGCTGAAGGTCTACGACGGCGTCGCCTCGTACGCCGACATGGCGGTCGGGGCGCAGGCGGGCTCCGCAGCACCGCACTACGACGTCACCCTCGAGCCCTCGGCGGCCTGCGGGCAGATCCTGGGCGCGAACATGGGGATCACGGGGAGCGGGTTCGAGGTCGGCAGCGCGTTCACGCTCGACATCGGGACGTACGCGAAGAGCTACCCGTACCCCGGCGCGTCGGCCGCCATCCCGCGGAACAACACGACCGGGATCACCCAGTCGCTCACCGTGCCGGTCACCTTCCCGCTCACCGAAGCGGACGTGACCGTCAACATCGATCACCCGAACATCGCGGAGCTGGACGTCCTCTTCTACCGCCCCGGAACGAGCAACCCGCCGGTGTACCTCCACAACAACTCGAGGCCGGGCGTTTCCGGCATCCACACGACGTACGACGAGCTGACCCAGCCGGACGGCCCGGGCTCCCTCGACGACTTCGTCGGCGGGGAACCCCAGGGAACCTGGCGGCTCAAGGCCGTGAGCAGCGGCAACGCGAACGGCACGCTGCAGAACTGGACCGTCCACCTCAAGAGCAACATCCCGTTCAACTGCACCCCGCGCTCGTGCGGCCAGGGGGTCCCCACCGCCGTCGGGAACACGCTCACGGTGAACAAGTCCGGAGCCGCCGACGTGCAGCTGGGCTGGGTCGGCGTGGGCGCGTCGAACTACAACGTCTGGCGCTCGGCCGATCCGCAGTTCGGGAGCGCGACCTTCCGCGGCGCGACGGGTGGGCCGACCACGTGGGTCGACGCCGGGGCCGGGTCGTTGCCGGGCGTGCACTTCTACCTCGTCCGGTCGGTGAACGCGTGCCGGTGGGAAAGCCCCTGA
- a CDS encoding two-component regulator propeller domain-containing protein, which translates to MVPSCIAATALVFALATPAVHVAPDLHFERIGSEGGPPPAVITALHQDKAGFLWVGSRNGLLRFDGYGWESFQHDPSDPGSIADNTVRTIYEEPDGTLWFGTNAGGLDRFDPATRSFVHHRHDGADPRSLSHPSVYTILRDRNGTLWVGTQKGLNRQDAGTQGWTRVFASGPEGLTSDYILTVYEDRAGRLWVGTLDGGLCLWDPKAERFTAFRHDPTDPTSIVGDRVFALLEDDAGHLWVGTLQGLTRMNPELGSFQTVSDSTAIPGRREPALVTAIVAGPPGRLWVGTHGRGLGLVDTANLEMRFWRQDPARRDSLTEDKILALLPDRAGALWIGTWGGGLNRLSPVSQRFDGPGGGGFPPSDVRDRDVTALLDDGRGGAWVGTRTGFALRLDPATGKRTILYRGGAEGISRIIIDLELDRRGGLWIASSGSLERVDPASGEARIWEHDPADPTSLGPGYVTAVFEDRAGQIWVGTGEGGLQRLDAGGRVVQRIRSDSADPGSLSDDYVTTILEDRRGKLWVGTRSGGLNEVDPRTGRARRFLPVAEDPSSLGHRYVTSLLEDARGDLWVGTGGGGLNRLVRAEDGGIRFERVTERDGLIDDDVTALLEDDDGTLWVSTRRGLSRLHIERKAFTNLFVSDGLPSAEFESGSGARSGSRLYLGTVRGLVELAAGTPFVESPASPVVVRSVRNGEGEIRFAGGVEIPYGEWLSVEFVVLDFNPERDHAYAYRLADDWIDLGARREITFTSLQPGTHELRVRGRNSQGVWGEASGPLRITVVPPFWMTLPFRVLVAMLVLAAAFGVHWRRTSVLERRNRELMELHRQREKARQELDDAYQRLRRLTRRLEAAKEDERQRIARELHDEMGPSLTAVIINLQLLSTQRGTESFARRIEDSVDLVDRMIQRIRDISLDLRPPLIDELGLAAALSGYLESVSERTGMRIDLQGDKDLGPLPAHVPMTAFRVVQESVTNVLRHAGAARIEVTVRRDGARLDLRVEDDGRGFDVEETMQRAATGRALGLLGMQERVGMLHGDIRIDSSPGGGTRVHVRLPLAEAA; encoded by the coding sequence GTGGTTCCATCCTGCATCGCGGCCACCGCATTGGTGTTTGCGCTGGCGACGCCGGCCGTCCACGTCGCTCCCGACCTGCACTTCGAGCGGATCGGCAGTGAAGGAGGCCCTCCGCCCGCGGTGATCACCGCGCTCCATCAGGACAAGGCGGGGTTCCTCTGGGTCGGCTCCCGCAACGGGCTGCTCCGATTCGACGGGTACGGGTGGGAGAGCTTCCAGCACGACCCCTCCGATCCCGGCTCGATCGCGGACAACACGGTCCGGACCATCTACGAGGAGCCCGACGGCACCTTGTGGTTCGGGACCAACGCAGGGGGCCTCGACCGGTTCGACCCGGCGACCCGGTCGTTCGTGCACCACCGTCACGACGGCGCCGACCCGCGCTCGCTCAGCCATCCCAGCGTCTACACGATCCTCCGGGACCGGAACGGCACGTTGTGGGTGGGGACGCAGAAGGGACTCAACCGGCAGGACGCCGGGACACAGGGGTGGACCCGAGTCTTCGCGTCCGGTCCCGAGGGACTGACGAGCGACTACATCCTGACGGTCTACGAGGACCGCGCGGGACGCCTCTGGGTCGGAACCCTCGACGGGGGGCTTTGTCTTTGGGACCCGAAGGCCGAGCGCTTCACCGCGTTCCGCCACGACCCGACCGATCCGACGTCGATCGTGGGGGACCGCGTCTTCGCCCTGCTCGAGGACGACGCCGGCCACCTCTGGGTCGGCACGTTGCAGGGGCTCACCCGGATGAACCCCGAACTGGGGAGCTTCCAAACCGTGAGCGACTCGACCGCGATCCCGGGACGACGCGAGCCCGCGCTCGTGACCGCGATCGTCGCCGGCCCCCCGGGCCGCCTCTGGGTCGGCACCCACGGCCGGGGACTCGGCCTCGTCGACACGGCGAACCTGGAGATGCGCTTCTGGCGCCAGGATCCCGCCCGTCGCGACTCGCTGACCGAGGACAAGATCCTCGCGCTGCTCCCCGATCGCGCGGGGGCGCTCTGGATCGGGACGTGGGGCGGCGGCCTCAACCGACTTTCGCCCGTCTCGCAACGTTTCGACGGGCCGGGGGGCGGCGGATTCCCTCCCTCCGACGTCCGCGACCGCGACGTGACGGCGCTCCTCGACGATGGGCGCGGCGGGGCTTGGGTCGGGACGCGGACCGGCTTCGCCCTCCGCCTCGATCCCGCCACGGGCAAGCGGACGATCCTCTACCGAGGCGGTGCCGAGGGGATCTCACGGATCATCATCGATCTGGAACTGGACCGGCGAGGGGGGCTCTGGATCGCGTCGAGCGGGAGTCTCGAGCGCGTCGATCCCGCCTCGGGGGAGGCTCGGATCTGGGAGCACGACCCCGCGGACCCGACGAGCCTGGGACCGGGGTACGTGACCGCGGTCTTCGAGGACCGTGCCGGACAGATCTGGGTCGGAACCGGTGAAGGGGGGCTGCAGCGTCTCGACGCGGGCGGGCGCGTCGTGCAGCGGATCCGCTCCGATTCCGCCGACCCGGGGAGCCTGAGCGACGACTACGTCACCACCATACTCGAGGACCGTCGCGGGAAGCTCTGGGTCGGAACGCGCTCGGGGGGGCTCAACGAGGTCGATCCCCGGACGGGTCGTGCGCGGCGGTTCCTCCCGGTCGCCGAGGATCCTTCGAGCCTGGGCCACCGTTACGTGACCTCCCTCCTCGAGGACGCACGGGGGGACCTGTGGGTGGGAACGGGCGGGGGCGGATTGAACCGGCTCGTCCGCGCGGAAGACGGGGGGATCCGGTTCGAGCGCGTGACCGAACGGGACGGGCTCATCGACGACGACGTCACCGCGCTCCTCGAGGACGACGACGGGACGTTGTGGGTCTCGACGCGAAGGGGACTCTCCCGGCTCCACATCGAGCGGAAGGCGTTCACCAACCTCTTCGTGTCGGACGGCCTCCCCTCCGCAGAATTCGAATCGGGCTCCGGCGCGCGCAGCGGCTCGCGCCTCTATCTCGGGACCGTCCGGGGTCTGGTCGAGCTCGCGGCCGGGACGCCGTTCGTGGAGTCCCCGGCATCTCCGGTCGTCGTCCGGTCGGTCCGCAACGGCGAAGGGGAGATCCGCTTCGCGGGCGGCGTGGAGATCCCCTACGGCGAGTGGCTGTCGGTCGAGTTCGTCGTCCTCGACTTCAACCCCGAGCGAGACCACGCCTACGCGTACCGTCTCGCCGACGACTGGATCGACCTCGGCGCGCGACGCGAGATCACCTTCACTTCGCTCCAGCCGGGAACCCACGAGCTCCGGGTCCGCGGCCGGAACAGCCAGGGGGTCTGGGGCGAGGCTTCCGGACCGCTGCGGATCACGGTGGTGCCCCCGTTCTGGATGACGCTGCCGTTCCGGGTGCTGGTGGCGATGCTCGTGCTGGCCGCGGCGTTCGGCGTGCACTGGCGGCGCACCTCGGTGCTCGAGCGGCGCAACCGCGAGCTGATGGAGCTCCACCGCCAGCGCGAGAAGGCCCGGCAGGAGCTCGACGACGCGTATCAGCGCCTGCGCCGTCTGACGCGACGCCTCGAGGCGGCGAAGGAGGACGAGCGGCAGCGGATCGCGCGCGAGCTCCACGACGAGATGGGGCCGTCGCTGACCGCGGTGATCATCAACCTGCAGCTCCTCTCCACGCAGCGGGGCACGGAGTCGTTCGCGCGGCGGATCGAGGACTCGGTCGACCTGGTCGATCGCATGATCCAGCGCATCCGCGACATCTCGCTGGACCTGAGGCCGCCGCTCATCGACGAGCTGGGGCTCGCGGCCGCCCTCTCCGGGTACCTCGAGAGCGTCTCGGAGCGCACGGGCATGCGGATCGACCTGCAGGGGGACAAGGACCTCGGGCCGCTGCCCGCGCACGTCCCGATGACGGCGTTCCGCGTCGTCCAGGAGTCGGTCACGAACGTCCTGCGCCATGCCGGCGCCGCGCGCATCGAGGTCACGGTCCGCCGGGACGGCGCGCGCCTCGATCTGAGGGTCGAGGACGACGGCAGGGGATTCGACGTCGAGGAGACGATGCAGCGCGCCGCGACCGGACGGGCGCTCGGCCTGCTCGGGATGCAGGAACGCGTCGGCATGCTCCACGGGGACATCCGGATCGATTCGAGCCCCGGAGGGGGCACCCGCGTGCACGTCCGGCTGCCGCTGGCGGAGGCCGCATGA
- a CDS encoding zinc ribbon domain-containing protein, whose translation MPIYEFYCADCHTVFSFLSRSVNTDKRPDCPKCGKPGLERRPSRFAVSRGLEEKPDGDLPDGVDDAKLEQAMASLAGELDSVDENDPRGAARLMRRLYETAGLPVGGVLAEALKRMEAGEDPDAIDAEYGDALDAEDPFLGEPGGGKPSASKLARRFLPPRTDPELYEL comes from the coding sequence ATGCCGATCTACGAGTTCTACTGCGCGGATTGCCACACGGTCTTCAGCTTCCTCTCCCGCTCCGTGAACACGGACAAGCGTCCGGACTGCCCGAAGTGCGGGAAACCCGGGCTCGAGCGCCGGCCGTCGCGTTTCGCGGTCTCCCGCGGCCTCGAGGAGAAGCCGGACGGGGACCTTCCCGACGGGGTGGACGACGCGAAACTCGAGCAGGCGATGGCCTCCCTCGCGGGCGAGCTCGACTCGGTGGACGAAAACGACCCCCGCGGCGCCGCGCGCCTCATGCGCCGCCTGTACGAGACCGCGGGGCTGCCCGTCGGCGGCGTGCTCGCGGAGGCGCTGAAACGGATGGAGGCCGGAGAGGACCCCGACGCCATCGACGCGGAGTACGGCGACGCCCTCGACGCCGAGGACCCCTTCCTCGGCGAGCCCGGCGGCGGGAAACCCTCCGCGTCCAAGCTGGCGCGGCGGTTCCTCCCGCCGCGGACCGATCCCGAGCTGTACGAGCTCTAG